In Deferribacter autotrophicus, a single genomic region encodes these proteins:
- the argC gene encoding N-acetyl-gamma-glutamyl-phosphate reductase: MKAAIIGATGYTGFELIKILLKHPKIQISSITSDTYAGTPYSALYPQLTEIFDKEIEPNDYEKVANNSDIVFLCLPHAASMEAANFFYQKGKMVIDLSADFRYSETTIYETTYKTKHKYPELCKEAAYGIPEIFKKDIQNSKLLGNPGCYPTSIIIPLFPLLKEGLINEEIIADSKSGVSGAGKKPTEKTHFCEVNDDFKPYGVLSHRHESEIDFILKKANANIDLVFTPHLLPITRGIESTIYTKSDKNIDILHQCLFDYYSNSPFVRIYKDGRIPAIKNVANTNYIDIALFKRGEKVVIISCIDNLVKGASGQAVQNMNIMLDFNETLGLL, encoded by the coding sequence ATGAAAGCAGCCATTATTGGAGCCACAGGATACACTGGATTTGAGCTCATAAAAATTCTTTTAAAACACCCTAAAATTCAAATTAGTAGTATTACCAGTGATACTTATGCAGGTACTCCTTATTCTGCTCTCTACCCTCAACTAACTGAAATTTTTGACAAAGAAATAGAGCCTAACGATTATGAAAAAGTAGCAAATAATTCTGACATTGTTTTTCTCTGTTTACCCCATGCTGCATCTATGGAGGCTGCAAACTTTTTCTACCAAAAAGGGAAAATGGTAATAGATTTAAGTGCCGACTTCAGATACAGTGAAACTACAATATATGAAACCACCTATAAAACAAAACATAAATATCCCGAACTCTGTAAAGAAGCAGCCTATGGTATCCCTGAAATTTTCAAAAAAGATATTCAAAATTCTAAGTTATTAGGGAACCCTGGTTGCTACCCCACAAGCATAATCATACCTCTTTTTCCTCTTCTAAAAGAAGGACTAATTAATGAAGAAATTATTGCTGATTCGAAATCAGGAGTTAGTGGCGCAGGGAAAAAACCCACCGAAAAAACTCATTTTTGCGAAGTAAACGATGATTTTAAACCATATGGAGTTCTATCTCACAGGCATGAATCAGAAATTGATTTTATCCTAAAAAAAGCGAATGCAAACATCGATCTGGTATTTACTCCACATCTGCTCCCTATCACAAGAGGCATTGAATCAACCATTTATACAAAAAGTGATAAAAACATTGATATACTGCACCAATGTCTATTTGATTACTATTCAAATTCTCCTTTTGTCAGAATCTATAAAGACGGTAGAATCCCAGCAATAAAAAATGTAGCTAATACAAACTACATTGACATTGCTCTTTTCAAAAGAGGGGAAAAAGTTGTAATAATCTCTTGCATAGATAATCTGGTAAAAGGAGCAAGTGGCCAGGCTGTCCAAAATATGAATATTATGTTAGATTTTAATGAAACTCTCGGACTTTTATAG